A genome region from Aphelocoma coerulescens isolate FSJ_1873_10779 chromosome Z unlocalized genomic scaffold, UR_Acoe_1.0 ChrZ, whole genome shotgun sequence includes the following:
- the F2RL2 gene encoding proteinase-activated receptor 3 isoform X1, which translates to MKILFFTGLLSLTASLCTTASEFSLNGSAIKTVSLIKTFRGISARDYDYIPPYAIEGETTTIHIRENKCTSKKSNDSTLTEVNNTTLEYLTSSLSTKLIPAVYLSVVLLGVPSNAIILWMLLFRIRSVCTAVLYTNLAVSDLLFCIMLPFKIAYHVNGNNWIFGETMCRTATAVFYGNMYCSILLLTCISVSRYMAIVHPFTYKGLPKRAYAIAACAAVWAIVFLYMLPLGIMQQSYYVKQLDIYTCHDVHSACETISSFQFYYYVSLAVFGFLIPLATIVFCYVSIIRTLKTHEWFWYVKVSLLILTIFAICFVPSNIILIIHHINYYYYNTDGLYSFYLIALCLSSLNSCLDPFLYFLMSKIRSQSNIYLTMVKISREK; encoded by the exons ATGAAGATACTGTTTTTCACTGGACTGCTCTCTCTTACAGCCAGTCTTTGCACTACAG CTTCAGAATTTTCACTGAATGGGTCTGCAATTAAAACAGTGTCTCTTATCAAAACTTTTCGTGGAATTTCAGCAAGAGACTATGATTACATCCCCCCTTATGCTATAGAAGGGGAGACAACAACCATCCATATCAGAGAAAACAAATGCACTTCAAAAAAGTCGAATGACTCCACTCTAACAGAAGTGAACAACACCACGCTAGAGTACCTGACCAGCTCTCTGAGCACCAAGCTAATACCTGCCGTCTACCTCAGTGTTGTTTTACTGGGTGTACCATCTAATGCCATCATTTTGTGGATGCTACTCTTCAGGATCCGCTCTGTGTGCACTGCCGTCCTCTACACAAACTTGGCTGTTTCAGACTTGCTCTTCTGCATCATGCTGCCCTTCAAAATAGCCTACCACGTCAATGGGAACAACTGGATATTTGGGGAAACCATGTGTCGAACAGCCACAGCAGTGTTTTACGGCAACATGTACTGCTCCATTCTGTTGCTCACGTGCATCAGCGTCAGCCGCTACATGGCCATCGTTCACCCCTTCACCTACAAGGGCCTCCCGAAGCGCGCCTATGCCATCGCCGCCTGCGCTGCTGTGTGGGCCATCGTCTTCTTGTACATGCTCCCGCTTGGCATCATGCAGCAAAGCTATTACGTGAAGCAACTGGACATTTACACCTGCCACGACGTGCACAGCGCCTGTGAAACCATATCTTCCTTCCAGTTCTACTACTATGTGTCCTTAGCGGTATTTGGGTTTTTGATACCACTTGCAACTATCGTGTTCTGCTATGTCTCAATTATACGAACACTCAAGACTCATGAATGGTTCTGGTATGTTAAAGTCAGTCTTTTGATTCTTACCATCTTTGCTATTTGCTTTGTGCCGAGCAATATTATCCTTATTATCCATCACATCAACTATTACTATTACAATACAGATGGGTTGTATTCTTTTTATCTAATTGCTTTATGTCTTAGCAGCCTAAACAGTTGTCTTGatcctttcctttattttctgatGTCAAAAATTAGAAGTCAATCCAATATTTATCTAACAATGGTTAAAATATCCAGggaaaaatga
- the F2RL2 gene encoding proteinase-activated receptor 3 isoform X2, whose translation MKILFFTGLLSLTASLCTTEFSLNGSAIKTVSLIKTFRGISARDYDYIPPYAIEGETTTIHIRENKCTSKKSNDSTLTEVNNTTLEYLTSSLSTKLIPAVYLSVVLLGVPSNAIILWMLLFRIRSVCTAVLYTNLAVSDLLFCIMLPFKIAYHVNGNNWIFGETMCRTATAVFYGNMYCSILLLTCISVSRYMAIVHPFTYKGLPKRAYAIAACAAVWAIVFLYMLPLGIMQQSYYVKQLDIYTCHDVHSACETISSFQFYYYVSLAVFGFLIPLATIVFCYVSIIRTLKTHEWFWYVKVSLLILTIFAICFVPSNIILIIHHINYYYYNTDGLYSFYLIALCLSSLNSCLDPFLYFLMSKIRSQSNIYLTMVKISREK comes from the exons ATGAAGATACTGTTTTTCACTGGACTGCTCTCTCTTACAGCCAGTCTTTGCACTACAG AATTTTCACTGAATGGGTCTGCAATTAAAACAGTGTCTCTTATCAAAACTTTTCGTGGAATTTCAGCAAGAGACTATGATTACATCCCCCCTTATGCTATAGAAGGGGAGACAACAACCATCCATATCAGAGAAAACAAATGCACTTCAAAAAAGTCGAATGACTCCACTCTAACAGAAGTGAACAACACCACGCTAGAGTACCTGACCAGCTCTCTGAGCACCAAGCTAATACCTGCCGTCTACCTCAGTGTTGTTTTACTGGGTGTACCATCTAATGCCATCATTTTGTGGATGCTACTCTTCAGGATCCGCTCTGTGTGCACTGCCGTCCTCTACACAAACTTGGCTGTTTCAGACTTGCTCTTCTGCATCATGCTGCCCTTCAAAATAGCCTACCACGTCAATGGGAACAACTGGATATTTGGGGAAACCATGTGTCGAACAGCCACAGCAGTGTTTTACGGCAACATGTACTGCTCCATTCTGTTGCTCACGTGCATCAGCGTCAGCCGCTACATGGCCATCGTTCACCCCTTCACCTACAAGGGCCTCCCGAAGCGCGCCTATGCCATCGCCGCCTGCGCTGCTGTGTGGGCCATCGTCTTCTTGTACATGCTCCCGCTTGGCATCATGCAGCAAAGCTATTACGTGAAGCAACTGGACATTTACACCTGCCACGACGTGCACAGCGCCTGTGAAACCATATCTTCCTTCCAGTTCTACTACTATGTGTCCTTAGCGGTATTTGGGTTTTTGATACCACTTGCAACTATCGTGTTCTGCTATGTCTCAATTATACGAACACTCAAGACTCATGAATGGTTCTGGTATGTTAAAGTCAGTCTTTTGATTCTTACCATCTTTGCTATTTGCTTTGTGCCGAGCAATATTATCCTTATTATCCATCACATCAACTATTACTATTACAATACAGATGGGTTGTATTCTTTTTATCTAATTGCTTTATGTCTTAGCAGCCTAAACAGTTGTCTTGatcctttcctttattttctgatGTCAAAAATTAGAAGTCAATCCAATATTTATCTAACAATGGTTAAAATATCCAGggaaaaatga